In one Modestobacter sp. L9-4 genomic region, the following are encoded:
- a CDS encoding Ltp family lipoprotein, translated as MSRDAHPTSSSGHALRKTLAVGGLTLAVALGAAPAAHADLFTSPATGTHDVHGDILARYNAVGGPGGALGYPTTDEQGTPRVYGAVNHFQYGSIYWSPASGAHAVRGAIRDTWAALGWENGTPGFPVTDESPVRGGAGQHFQGGSIYWSGPTGAHEVHGAIRDKWASLGWENSELGFPTTNELGTPNRRGVYTGFSGGSIYFSPATGAQAVRGAIRDRWGTAGYENGFLGFPTTSETPVAGGAVNHFQGGSIYWSPANGAHIVQGAIRDKWASMGWQESALGFPTTGEYDVPGGKRENFERGSITWTPQTGAQVDPPSVAAANARQKAQDYLKYSAFSRSGLIEQLQYEKFSLQDSTWAVDSLGVDWYQQAVKKGASYLKYSSFSRDGLIDQLEYEGFTHDQAVYGTTRNGL; from the coding sequence ATGTCACGCGACGCACACCCCACCTCCTCCTCAGGGCACGCCCTGCGGAAGACGCTCGCCGTCGGGGGGTTGACGCTCGCGGTGGCCCTGGGTGCCGCGCCGGCAGCCCACGCCGACCTGTTCACCTCGCCCGCCACCGGTACGCACGACGTCCACGGCGACATCCTGGCCCGGTACAACGCCGTGGGCGGTCCGGGCGGCGCGCTCGGCTACCCGACGACCGACGAGCAGGGCACGCCCCGCGTCTACGGTGCCGTCAACCACTTCCAGTACGGGTCGATCTACTGGTCGCCTGCCTCTGGCGCGCACGCCGTCCGCGGCGCGATCCGGGACACCTGGGCCGCGCTCGGGTGGGAGAACGGCACCCCCGGGTTCCCCGTGACCGACGAGTCCCCGGTGCGCGGTGGCGCAGGGCAGCACTTCCAGGGCGGCTCGATCTACTGGTCCGGGCCCACCGGCGCGCACGAGGTGCACGGCGCCATCCGCGACAAGTGGGCCTCGCTGGGCTGGGAGAACTCCGAGCTCGGCTTCCCCACGACCAACGAGCTCGGGACCCCCAACCGCCGGGGTGTGTACACCGGCTTCTCCGGCGGCTCGATCTACTTCTCCCCTGCCACGGGCGCCCAGGCCGTCCGCGGGGCCATCCGCGACCGGTGGGGCACGGCCGGCTACGAGAACGGCTTCCTCGGGTTCCCGACCACCAGCGAGACCCCGGTGGCCGGCGGTGCGGTCAACCACTTCCAGGGCGGCTCGATCTACTGGTCCCCGGCCAACGGCGCGCACATCGTCCAGGGCGCCATCCGGGACAAGTGGGCCTCCATGGGCTGGCAGGAGTCAGCGCTGGGCTTCCCCACGACCGGTGAGTACGACGTGCCGGGCGGAAAGCGGGAGAACTTCGAGCGCGGCTCGATCACCTGGACGCCGCAGACCGGCGCCCAGGTCGACCCGCCGAGCGTCGCTGCGGCGAACGCCCGGCAGAAGGCACAGGACTACCTCAAGTACTCCGCCTTCTCGCGGTCCGGCCTCATCGAGCAACTGCAGTACGAGAAGTTCTCCCTCCAGGACTCGACCTGGGCCGTCGACAGCCTGGGCGTGGACTGGTACCAGCAGGCGGTCAAGAAGGGTGCGTCGTACCTGAAGTACTCGTCGTTCTCCCGCGACGGG
- a CDS encoding MMPL family transporter, which translates to MALLLSRLGTYAHRHRLAVVLVWLLVLIGGGVGAATLGGTTSSTFSIPGQESTTALDLIERDFGAGGNGATARVVVQSPDGSPLTVGSNATALGDLVTDLGQLPGVLRASNPLDPAAPAVNADQTVAYSTVTYGEPVGGVTAPEQDALVAAVDGARADGLTVEIGGEALTETPGVGGAGEAAGVVVALVILAITYGTLVTAGMNLLTAVVGVGVGIMGITIATGFLDLSSTTSALAGMLGLAVGIDYALFIISRYRQELRRGSDVGTAVSTAVGTAGSAVVTAGLTVVIALVGLAVVGIPFLTQMGIAAAGTIVIAVLVALTLVPAVLALLGRRVLPKKQRSAAAETGDTPARGRGFLAGWVAGVTRHRLLALVTAVVALGVIAVPFFSMQTTLVQALPEDSTQARAEQLLAGGFGPGFNGPLTVLFEGSGAAEAAAGARDGIAALPDVAAVAAPIPNPTDSAALLTVVPQSGPATQATEALVADLRGQLADLDGVRAYVTGSTAVSVDVSESLDAALPVYLVLVVGLALVLLVLVFRSLPVPLIGVLGFLLTIGASLGATVAVFQWGWLADAIGVPSTGPLLSLAPILVIGILFGLAMDYQIFLVSRMHEAHSHGAPALDAVRTGFRQAAPVVVTAALIMFSVFAGFFTGDEATIKTIAFALATGILVDAFVVRMVVVPAALALLGERAWWLPRWLRWLPALDVEGAALEHRADAPEPVGAGAR; encoded by the coding sequence ATGGCTCTGTTGTTGTCCCGACTGGGGACGTACGCGCACCGGCACCGGCTGGCCGTCGTGCTGGTCTGGCTGCTGGTGCTCATCGGTGGCGGCGTGGGTGCGGCCACCCTGGGCGGCACCACGTCCAGCACCTTCTCCATCCCCGGCCAGGAGTCGACCACCGCGCTCGACCTCATCGAGCGCGACTTCGGCGCCGGCGGCAACGGGGCCACCGCCCGGGTGGTCGTGCAGTCCCCCGACGGCTCGCCGCTCACCGTGGGCAGCAACGCCACGGCCCTGGGCGACCTGGTCACCGACCTCGGGCAGCTGCCCGGGGTGCTGCGGGCGAGCAACCCGCTGGACCCGGCCGCGCCCGCGGTCAACGCCGACCAGACCGTCGCCTACAGCACCGTCACCTACGGCGAGCCGGTCGGCGGGGTCACCGCCCCGGAGCAGGACGCCCTCGTGGCCGCCGTCGACGGCGCGCGCGCCGACGGGCTCACCGTCGAGATCGGCGGTGAGGCGCTCACCGAGACGCCGGGCGTCGGCGGTGCGGGCGAGGCCGCCGGCGTCGTGGTCGCGCTGGTCATCCTGGCCATCACCTACGGCACGCTGGTGACCGCCGGCATGAACCTGCTGACCGCCGTCGTCGGGGTCGGCGTCGGGATCATGGGCATCACCATCGCCACCGGGTTCCTCGACCTGTCCTCGACCACCTCGGCGCTGGCCGGCATGCTCGGCCTGGCCGTCGGCATCGACTACGCGCTGTTCATCATCAGCCGGTACCGGCAGGAGCTGCGCCGGGGGTCCGACGTCGGCACGGCCGTCTCCACCGCGGTGGGCACCGCCGGCTCGGCCGTGGTCACCGCGGGGCTCACCGTGGTCATCGCCCTCGTCGGGCTGGCCGTCGTCGGCATCCCGTTCCTCACCCAGATGGGCATCGCCGCGGCCGGCACCATCGTCATCGCCGTGCTGGTCGCCCTCACCCTCGTGCCCGCGGTGCTCGCCCTCCTCGGCCGCCGCGTCCTGCCGAAGAAGCAGCGCAGCGCCGCGGCCGAGACCGGGGACACCCCGGCCCGCGGCCGCGGGTTCCTCGCCGGCTGGGTCGCCGGGGTCACCCGGCACCGGCTGCTGGCCCTGGTGACCGCGGTGGTCGCCCTGGGCGTCATCGCCGTCCCGTTCTTCTCCATGCAGACCACGCTGGTGCAGGCCCTGCCCGAGGACAGCACCCAGGCTCGCGCCGAGCAGCTGCTGGCCGGCGGCTTCGGCCCCGGCTTCAACGGCCCGCTGACCGTGCTGTTCGAGGGCAGCGGGGCCGCCGAGGCGGCCGCCGGTGCCCGCGACGGCATCGCCGCGCTCCCCGACGTCGCCGCCGTGGCCGCGCCGATCCCGAACCCCACCGACAGCGCGGCCCTGCTCACCGTCGTCCCGCAGTCGGGGCCGGCGACCCAGGCCACCGAGGCCCTCGTGGCCGACCTGCGCGGCCAGCTGGCCGACCTCGACGGCGTGCGGGCCTACGTCACCGGCTCCACCGCGGTCAGCGTCGACGTCTCGGAGTCCCTGGACGCCGCGCTGCCGGTCTACCTCGTGCTGGTCGTCGGGCTGGCGCTGGTGCTGCTCGTGCTGGTCTTCCGGTCGCTGCCGGTGCCGCTGATCGGCGTGCTGGGCTTCCTGCTCACCATCGGCGCCTCGCTCGGCGCCACGGTGGCGGTGTTCCAGTGGGGCTGGCTGGCCGACGCGATCGGCGTGCCGAGCACCGGCCCGCTGCTGAGCCTGGCCCCGATCCTGGTCATCGGCATCCTGTTCGGCCTGGCCATGGACTACCAGATCTTCCTGGTGTCCCGGATGCACGAGGCGCACAGCCACGGCGCTCCCGCGCTCGACGCCGTGCGCACCGGCTTCCGGCAGGCCGCGCCGGTGGTGGTCACCGCGGCGCTGATCATGTTCTCGGTGTTCGCCGGGTTCTTCACCGGCGACGAGGCCACGATCAAGACGATCGCCTTCGCGCTGGCCACCGGCATCCTCGTCGACGCGTTCGTCGTCCGGATGGTGGTCGTGCCCGCCGCTCTGGCGCTGCTCGGCGAGCGGGCGTGGTGGCTGCCGCGCTGGCTGCGCTGGCTGCCCGCGCTCGACGTCGAGGGTGCCGCCCTGGAGCACCGGGCCGACGCCCCCGAGCCGGTGGGCGCCGGCGCGCGCTGA
- a CDS encoding ABC transporter ATP-binding protein, which produces MTAAGPAGAATALADLPPGPAVWCSGLRKRYGKQQAVSDVSLEVGRGEVVGLLGPNGAGKTSVIKMLLGLVRPDAGEVLLLGQDARRPASRARVGYLPELFRYQPWLSPAEVMELHVRLSGLPVGVQRQRECLALVGLADRAGDRLGGFSKGMQQRLGLAVALVADPELVVLDEPTSALDPLGRVDVRDIVLALRERGVAVLLNSHLIGEVERVCDRVVILDRGRVAAAGTLAELLGQREVRLHLTDLPAGAAARLAAAGPVEREGEWFTVALPADDTGTAVPDLVGDLVALGVRVHAVEPVRISLEERLLGILREGAR; this is translated from the coding sequence GTGACGGCAGCGGGACCGGCCGGCGCGGCCACCGCGCTGGCCGACCTGCCGCCCGGCCCGGCCGTCTGGTGCTCCGGGCTGCGCAAGCGGTACGGCAAGCAGCAGGCGGTGAGCGACGTGTCGCTGGAGGTCGGCCGGGGCGAGGTCGTCGGCCTCCTGGGCCCCAACGGCGCCGGCAAGACCTCGGTGATCAAGATGCTGCTGGGCCTGGTGCGCCCCGACGCCGGTGAGGTGCTGCTGCTCGGGCAGGACGCGCGCCGGCCGGCGTCCCGGGCGCGGGTGGGCTACCTGCCCGAGCTGTTCCGCTACCAGCCGTGGCTGTCCCCCGCCGAGGTCATGGAGCTGCACGTGCGGCTCTCCGGCCTGCCCGTCGGGGTGCAGCGGCAGCGCGAGTGCCTGGCGCTGGTGGGCCTGGCCGACCGCGCCGGCGACCGGCTGGGCGGGTTCTCCAAGGGGATGCAGCAGCGCCTCGGGCTGGCGGTCGCGCTGGTCGCCGACCCCGAGCTGGTGGTGCTCGACGAGCCGACCAGCGCGCTGGACCCCCTCGGGCGGGTCGACGTCCGCGACATCGTGCTGGCGCTGCGCGAGCGCGGCGTCGCGGTGCTGCTCAACTCCCACCTGATCGGCGAGGTCGAGCGGGTCTGCGACCGGGTGGTCATCCTCGACCGCGGCCGGGTCGCCGCCGCCGGCACGCTGGCCGAGCTGCTGGGCCAGCGGGAGGTGCGGCTGCACCTGACCGACCTGCCGGCCGGTGCGGCTGCGCGGCTCGCCGCGGCCGGCCCGGTCGAGCGCGAGGGCGAGTGGTTCACCGTCGCGCTGCCCGCCGACGACACCGGGACGGCGGTGCCCGACCTGGTCGGTGACCTGGTCGCCCTCGGCGTGCGGGTGCACGCGGTGGAACCGGTGCGGATCAGCCTGGAGGAGCGCCTGCTCGGCATCCTGCGCGAGGGCGCCCGGTGA
- a CDS encoding YdiU family protein: MTVAPHETVVLGSSFARALPEMAVPWQAAETPDPTLLVLNEPLAAELGLDPAELRAPDGVALLTGTAVPAGATPVAMAYAGHQFGGFNPRLGDGRALLLGELTDPAGRVRDLHLKGSGRTPFARGGDGLAAVGPMLREHVVSEAMAALGIPTTRSLAVVATGRTVRRETPLPGAVLARVASSHLRVGSVQYAAASGDVALLRRLADVAIARHHPAAADAEQPYLALYEAVVTAQAELVARWMQVGFVHGVLNTDNVTLSGESIDYGPCAFMEAYDPATVYSSIDTGGRYAFGNQPVVTEWNLARLAEALLPLFADDQEQAVALAVPALERFRPQYGAAMLTGWAAKLGLPAGLDDAVAAPLVEGLLALLHADHVDLTSFCRALAGAARGDVAPARDLFLDLAGFDTWLASWRALGPDADAMDRVNPVYVPRNHLVEEALTAATDGDLAPLHRLLEAVTDPFTPRPGLERYAAPAPVDFGVYRTFCGT, encoded by the coding sequence GTGACCGTCGCACCGCACGAGACCGTGGTCCTGGGCTCCTCCTTCGCCCGCGCGCTGCCGGAGATGGCCGTGCCGTGGCAGGCCGCCGAGACCCCCGACCCGACGCTGCTGGTGCTCAACGAGCCGCTCGCCGCCGAGCTCGGCCTGGACCCCGCGGAGCTGCGCGCCCCCGACGGCGTCGCCCTGCTGACCGGCACCGCCGTGCCCGCAGGGGCGACCCCGGTGGCGATGGCCTACGCCGGGCACCAGTTCGGCGGGTTCAACCCGCGCCTGGGCGACGGCCGCGCCCTGCTGCTCGGCGAGCTCACCGACCCCGCCGGCCGGGTGCGCGACCTGCACCTCAAGGGCTCCGGGCGCACCCCCTTCGCCCGCGGCGGTGACGGGCTGGCCGCGGTCGGCCCGATGCTGCGCGAGCACGTCGTCAGCGAGGCGATGGCCGCCCTGGGCATCCCCACCACCCGCTCGCTGGCCGTGGTGGCGACCGGGCGCACGGTGCGACGGGAGACCCCGCTGCCCGGCGCCGTCCTCGCCCGGGTGGCGAGCAGCCACCTGCGGGTGGGCAGCGTGCAGTACGCCGCGGCCTCCGGCGACGTCGCGCTGCTGCGCCGGCTCGCCGACGTCGCGATCGCCCGCCACCACCCGGCCGCGGCCGACGCCGAGCAGCCGTACCTGGCGCTGTACGAGGCCGTGGTGACCGCCCAGGCCGAGCTGGTCGCGCGGTGGATGCAGGTGGGCTTCGTGCACGGCGTGCTCAACACCGACAACGTCACGCTGTCGGGCGAGAGCATCGACTACGGCCCGTGCGCGTTCATGGAGGCCTACGACCCGGCCACGGTCTACAGCTCGATCGACACCGGCGGCCGGTACGCCTTCGGCAACCAGCCGGTGGTGACGGAGTGGAACCTGGCCCGGCTGGCCGAGGCACTGCTGCCGCTGTTCGCCGACGACCAGGAGCAGGCCGTCGCGCTGGCCGTGCCCGCGCTGGAGCGGTTCCGGCCGCAGTACGGCGCCGCGATGCTCACCGGCTGGGCGGCGAAGCTGGGCCTGCCCGCCGGGCTGGACGACGCCGTGGCCGCGCCGCTGGTCGAGGGGCTGCTGGCCCTGCTGCACGCCGACCACGTCGACCTGACGTCGTTCTGCCGCGCGCTGGCCGGTGCCGCCCGCGGCGACGTGGCGCCGGCGCGCGACCTGTTCCTGGACCTGGCGGGCTTCGACACGTGGCTGGCCTCCTGGCGGGCGCTGGGCCCCGACGCCGACGCGATGGACCGGGTCAACCCCGTCTACGTCCCGCGCAACCACCTGGTCGAGGAGGCACTGACCGCCGCGACCGACGGCGACCTGGCGCCGCTGCACCGGCTGCTGGAGGCCGTCACCGACCCGTTCACGCCCCGGCCCGGACTGGAGCGGTACGCCGCCCCGGCGCCGGTCGACTTCGGTGTGTACCGCACGTTCTGCGGCACCTGA
- a CDS encoding aldose epimerase family protein: MPEHPASHVPPTGPAGSGPTEPGPDRRRRRRWPALTVPVVAVVSAGVLLSTAASPAGATGGGPGGGNGDGHGGGHDGGEPTATVEPFGNAPDGTPVERWTLSNGGVTMRVLTYGGIIQTLEVPDRWGQAANVVLGFPDVAGYAADTDPYFGAVIGRYGNRIANGAFELDGASYQLPLNDGPNTLHGGPDGFDDRVWAAESVGDEDTAALQLDLVSPAGDQGFPGTLSTTVTYDLDAEGALTVHYRATTDAPTVVNLTQHSYWNLAGEGSGTIYDHELQIAASGYTPVDETLIPTGEVAPVEDTPFDFRTPVAIGERIRQADQQLLYGQGYDHNWVLDRSDDGAREGSDAEDGLERAAVLHDPDSGRTMTISTTEPGLQFYSGNFLDGTLVGTGGGAYRQGDGLALETQHFPDSPNQPEFPSTELRPGEVYDSTTVFAFDD, encoded by the coding sequence ATGCCCGAGCACCCCGCCTCGCACGTGCCCCCGACCGGTCCCGCAGGGTCCGGTCCGACCGAGCCCGGTCCCGACCGGAGGCGACGGCGCCGCTGGCCCGCCCTCACCGTCCCCGTGGTCGCCGTCGTCAGCGCCGGCGTCCTGCTGAGCACGGCGGCCTCCCCGGCCGGCGCCACCGGGGGCGGCCCGGGCGGTGGCAACGGCGACGGGCACGGCGGCGGCCACGACGGCGGGGAGCCCACGGCCACCGTCGAGCCCTTCGGCAACGCCCCCGACGGCACGCCCGTCGAGCGCTGGACGCTGTCCAACGGCGGCGTCACGATGCGCGTGCTGACCTACGGCGGCATCATCCAGACCCTCGAGGTGCCCGACCGGTGGGGCCAGGCCGCGAACGTCGTCCTCGGCTTCCCGGACGTGGCCGGCTACGCCGCCGACACCGACCCCTACTTCGGCGCGGTCATCGGCCGCTACGGCAACCGGATCGCCAACGGTGCCTTCGAGCTGGACGGCGCGAGCTACCAGCTGCCGCTCAACGACGGCCCGAACACCCTGCACGGCGGCCCCGACGGGTTCGACGACCGGGTGTGGGCGGCTGAGTCGGTCGGGGACGAGGACACCGCGGCGCTGCAGCTGGACCTGGTCAGCCCGGCCGGTGACCAGGGCTTCCCCGGCACGCTCAGCACCACCGTCACCTACGACCTGGACGCCGAAGGCGCGCTCACCGTGCACTACCGGGCGACCACCGACGCACCCACCGTGGTCAACCTGACCCAGCACTCCTACTGGAACCTGGCCGGGGAGGGCTCGGGCACCATCTACGACCACGAGCTGCAGATCGCCGCCAGCGGCTACACGCCGGTCGACGAGACGCTCATCCCCACCGGCGAGGTCGCACCCGTCGAGGACACCCCGTTCGACTTCCGCACGCCCGTGGCGATCGGCGAGCGGATCCGGCAGGCCGACCAGCAGCTGCTGTACGGGCAGGGCTACGACCACAACTGGGTGCTCGACCGGAGCGACGACGGCGCGCGGGAGGGGTCGGACGCCGAGGACGGGCTGGAGCGGGCGGCGGTGCTGCACGACCCGGACAGCGGCCGCACGATGACCATCTCCACGACCGAGCCGGGGCTGCAGTTCTACTCCGGCAACTTCCTCGACGGCACCCTCGTGGGCACCGGCGGGGGCGCGTACCGGCAGGGTGACGGGCTGGCGCTGGAGACCCAGCACTTCCCGGACTCCCCGAACCAGCCGGAGTTCCCCTCCACCGAGCTGCGCCCGGGCGAGGTGTACGACAGCACGACCGTCTTCGCGTTCGACGACTGA
- a CDS encoding ABC transporter permease: MSAAGTVVTIAALTLREATRRRVLLALAVLTVLLLALSGWGFTRLAAEGLTSGEAQLTASVVLNLVMFGFSLIAALGTAFLAGPTLAGETESGIALAVLARPVHRWAFLLGKLAGLVVFGAGFVVVAGLAELLVVQATVGYWPPEPVTALGLLAAQTVVLLTLTVLLSTAISPMASGVVAVGLFCTTWVAGVVGGIGAGLGNDAVERVGSVSRVLLPTDGLWRGAMHAFQDPSALLQFGSGPEAGAFPFLSQDALAPAYLAWAALWVLMVGGLAALAFSRRDL, from the coding sequence GTGAGCGCGGCGGGCACGGTCGTCACGATCGCCGCGCTGACCCTGCGCGAGGCGACCCGGCGGCGGGTGCTGCTGGCCCTGGCGGTGCTCACCGTGCTGCTGCTCGCGCTCAGCGGCTGGGGGTTCACCCGGCTGGCCGCGGAGGGCCTGACCAGTGGGGAGGCCCAGCTGACCGCCTCGGTGGTGCTGAACCTGGTCATGTTCGGCTTCAGCCTCATCGCCGCGCTGGGCACCGCGTTCCTCGCCGGGCCGACGCTGGCCGGGGAGACCGAGTCCGGGATCGCGCTGGCCGTGCTGGCCCGGCCGGTGCACCGCTGGGCCTTCCTGCTGGGCAAGCTGGCCGGGCTGGTCGTGTTCGGCGCCGGGTTCGTCGTCGTCGCCGGCCTCGCCGAGCTGCTCGTCGTGCAGGCCACCGTCGGCTACTGGCCACCCGAGCCCGTCACGGCGCTGGGGCTGCTGGCCGCGCAGACGGTCGTGCTGCTCACCCTCACCGTGCTGCTGTCCACGGCGATCTCCCCGATGGCCTCGGGCGTGGTGGCCGTCGGGCTGTTCTGCACCACCTGGGTGGCCGGCGTGGTCGGTGGCATCGGCGCCGGCCTGGGCAACGACGCCGTCGAGCGGGTCGGCAGCGTGTCCCGGGTGCTGCTGCCCACCGACGGGCTGTGGCGCGGGGCGATGCACGCCTTCCAGGACCCCTCGGCGCTGCTGCAGTTCGGCAGCGGCCCCGAGGCCGGGGCGTTCCCCTTCCTCAGCCAGGACGCACTGGCCCCCGCCTACCTGGCCTGGGCCGCGCTCTGGGTGCTCATGGTGGGCGGGCTGGCCGCGCTGGCCTTCTCCCGCCGCGACCTCTGA
- a CDS encoding sigma-70 family RNA polymerase sigma factor: protein MGGAGVRGDLAEVFRRDYQRVVGVAARVLGSRDQAEDVAQEVFLTFGRSAVPAAEAPGWLAVAAAHTALNLIRSGRRRASREEAVAATADTVSPDVAEAVLTREDRSRVRAGLARLPQKQAVALVLRHSGLSYAEVAAALDMSPGSVGTTVRRAESALRKELIRHASSD, encoded by the coding sequence GTGGGCGGAGCCGGGGTGCGGGGCGACCTGGCCGAGGTGTTCCGCCGCGACTACCAGCGGGTCGTCGGCGTCGCCGCCCGGGTGCTCGGCTCCCGCGACCAGGCCGAGGACGTCGCCCAGGAGGTGTTCCTCACCTTCGGCCGGTCCGCCGTCCCCGCCGCCGAGGCGCCGGGCTGGCTCGCGGTCGCCGCCGCGCACACCGCGCTGAACCTGATCCGGTCCGGCCGCCGCCGCGCCTCGCGGGAGGAGGCGGTCGCCGCGACCGCCGACACCGTGAGCCCCGACGTCGCCGAGGCGGTGCTCACCCGTGAGGACCGCAGCCGCGTGCGTGCCGGGCTCGCCCGGCTGCCGCAGAAGCAGGCCGTGGCCCTGGTGCTGCGGCACAGCGGCCTGTCCTACGCCGAGGTGGCCGCGGCCCTCGACATGTCCCCCGGCAGCGTCGGCACCACCGTCCGCCGCGCCGAGTCCGCCCTGCGCAAGGAGCTGATCCGTCATGCGTCATCCGACTGA